One genomic window of Eggerthella timonensis includes the following:
- the kdpB gene encoding potassium-transporting ATPase subunit KdpB, with protein sequence MTTTTWEEAGARSPRGNHNDGAMSALAKHAVRDAFEKLNPREQAKNPVMLMVYLSAILTLGLFVLALFGVTDSHPAFVLAISVVLWLTVLFSNFAEALAEGRGKAQADSLRAAKRDVDAHKINQGQLAKGVHLDDPAEFFRLNADEVSSALLKKKDLFFVAAGEQIPADGEIVLGAASVDESAITGESAPVIRESGGDRSAVTGGTTVLSDWLVVEVTAEAGHSFLDQMIAMVESAARKKTPNEIALEILLVALTIVFLIVAVALFPFSAFTAGQEGAANPTTLTSLIALFVCLAPTTIGALLSAIGIAGMSRLNQANVLAMSGRAVEAAGDVDVLLLDKTGTITLGNRQATAFIPVDGASERDVADAAQLASLTDETPEGRSIVVLAKELFDIRARELEGSGMESIPFTAQTRMSGVDFGGHEIRKGAADAVKGYVESHGGTYSAQCAGIVEDVSRAGGTPLLVARDHRILGVVHLKDIVKQGIKENFSDLRTMGIKTVMITGDNPMTAAAIAAEAGVDDFIAEATPETKLAAIRGYQAEGHMVAMTGDGTNDAPALAQADVAVAMNSGTQAAKEAGNMVDLDSSPTKLIDIVRIGKQLLMTRGSLTTFSIANDVAKYFAIIPALFVPLYPQLEALNIMRLGSPSSAIMAAIIYNALIIVALIPLALKGVKYREGTAQSLLTRNLVVYGVGGVVLPFVAIKLLDMALVALGL encoded by the coding sequence ATGACTACGACTACTTGGGAAGAAGCGGGTGCTCGCAGCCCCCGTGGCAATCACAACGACGGCGCCATGAGCGCGCTCGCGAAGCACGCGGTGCGCGACGCCTTCGAGAAGCTCAACCCTCGCGAGCAGGCGAAGAATCCCGTGATGCTCATGGTGTACCTTTCGGCCATCCTCACGCTGGGGCTGTTCGTGTTGGCGCTGTTCGGCGTGACGGATTCGCATCCGGCGTTCGTGCTGGCCATATCGGTGGTGCTGTGGCTCACCGTGCTGTTCTCGAACTTCGCCGAAGCGTTGGCCGAAGGCCGCGGCAAGGCGCAAGCCGACTCGCTGCGCGCGGCCAAGCGCGATGTGGACGCGCACAAGATCAACCAAGGTCAGTTGGCGAAAGGCGTGCACCTCGACGATCCGGCCGAGTTCTTCCGCCTGAACGCCGACGAAGTGAGCTCGGCGCTGCTCAAGAAGAAGGACCTGTTCTTCGTGGCGGCAGGCGAGCAGATTCCCGCCGACGGCGAGATCGTCCTGGGCGCGGCATCGGTTGACGAGAGCGCCATCACGGGCGAGTCGGCCCCGGTCATCCGCGAATCGGGCGGTGACCGCTCGGCCGTGACCGGCGGCACCACGGTGTTGTCCGACTGGCTGGTGGTGGAGGTGACGGCCGAGGCGGGCCACAGCTTCCTCGACCAGATGATCGCGATGGTGGAGTCGGCCGCGCGCAAGAAGACGCCGAACGAGATCGCCCTCGAGATCCTGCTCGTGGCGTTGACCATCGTGTTCCTCATCGTGGCCGTGGCGCTGTTCCCGTTCAGCGCGTTCACGGCCGGGCAGGAAGGCGCGGCGAACCCGACGACGCTCACCTCGCTCATCGCGCTGTTCGTGTGCCTGGCGCCCACCACCATCGGCGCGTTGCTGTCGGCCATCGGCATCGCCGGCATGAGCCGCCTCAACCAGGCGAACGTGCTGGCCATGAGCGGCCGCGCCGTGGAGGCCGCGGGCGACGTGGACGTGCTGCTGCTCGACAAGACGGGCACCATCACGCTGGGCAACCGTCAGGCTACGGCGTTCATCCCGGTGGACGGCGCGTCGGAGCGCGACGTGGCCGACGCGGCGCAGCTGGCCAGCCTCACCGACGAGACGCCCGAGGGCCGCAGCATCGTGGTGCTGGCAAAGGAGCTGTTCGACATCCGTGCCCGCGAGCTGGAAGGGTCGGGCATGGAGTCCATCCCGTTCACGGCGCAGACGCGCATGAGCGGCGTCGACTTCGGCGGTCACGAGATTCGGAAGGGGGCGGCCGATGCCGTCAAGGGTTATGTGGAGTCGCACGGCGGCACGTACAGCGCTCAGTGCGCCGGCATCGTTGAGGATGTCTCGCGCGCAGGCGGCACTCCGCTGCTCGTTGCTCGCGATCATCGTATTCTGGGTGTCGTGCATCTGAAGGACATCGTGAAGCAGGGCATCAAGGAGAACTTCTCCGATCTGCGCACCATGGGCATCAAAACCGTCATGATCACGGGCGACAACCCCATGACGGCGGCGGCCATCGCGGCCGAGGCCGGGGTGGACGACTTCATCGCCGAGGCGACGCCCGAGACGAAGCTGGCTGCCATCCGCGGGTACCAGGCCGAGGGCCACATGGTGGCCATGACGGGCGACGGCACGAACGATGCGCCCGCGCTCGCCCAGGCCGACGTGGCCGTGGCCATGAACAGCGGCACGCAGGCGGCGAAGGAAGCCGGCAACATGGTGGACCTCGATTCCAGCCCGACGAAGCTCATCGACATCGTGCGCATCGGCAAGCAGCTGCTCATGACGCGCGGCAGCCTGACCACGTTCTCCATCGCGAACGACGTGGCCAAGTACTTCGCCATCATCCCGGCGCTGTTCGTGCCGCTGTACCCCCAGCTCGAAGCGCTCAACATCATGCGTCTGGGCAGCCCGTCGTCCGCCATCATGGCGGCCATCATCTACAACGCGCTCATCATCGTGGCGCTGATCCCGTTGGCGCTCAAGGGAGTGAAGTATCGCGAGGGCACGGCGCAAAGCCTGCTCACCCGCAACCTCGTGGTATACGGCGTGGGCGGCGTGGTGCTGCCCTTCGTGGCCATCAAGCTGCTGGACATGGCGCTGGTAGCCCTCGGCCTCTAA
- the kdpA gene encoding potassium-transporting ATPase subunit KdpA produces MTGEVFEYAVYLAVLVALAIPLSGYINRVMAGERVAVLSRVLNPVESLIYRGIRVDRHEDMGWKRYLVSALAFSVVSLVGLFAILMLQGVLPGNPEGLPGLSWDLAFNTAVSFVTNTNWQAYSGEAALSYFSQAIGLTVQNFVTPAVGIAVLFALFRGIVAENAPGLGNFWKDATRAVLFVLLPLSLVVAIVDVAQGSPQNLSPYETVQLVEPVGVTADGAIVSADDPAAEQIVTQEAIPLGPQASQVAIKQLGTNGGGYNGVNSASPLENPTPLTNLIQCVSLLLIPVSLVFSFGRFVNDRRQGRALFAALFILLLAGLVAIAYFEQTGTPQLAQDGAVYMGTTDQSGGNMEGKETRFGVTDSSLWAAFTTAASNGAVNSMHDSFTPLGGMVPMILMALGEVVFGGVGCGLYSLIGFVLLTVFIAGLMVGRTPEYLGKKIGPKEMRMAVILCVTTPLVILVGAAVMCLDPATVDSLTNTGAHGFSEVLYAAISAGGNNGSAFAGLSANTPMINVVLGLEMLVNRFVPLAAALVLAGGLAKRSKVATSAGTLSTCNAMFVFLLIVIVLLVGALTMFPALALGPIAEHLQMVLG; encoded by the coding sequence ATGACGGGCGAAGTGTTCGAGTATGCGGTCTACCTCGCCGTATTGGTGGCTCTCGCCATCCCGTTGTCCGGGTATATCAACCGGGTGATGGCGGGCGAGCGGGTGGCTGTGCTATCGCGCGTGCTCAATCCGGTGGAAAGCCTCATCTACCGCGGCATCCGCGTCGACCGTCACGAAGACATGGGCTGGAAGCGCTATCTGGTGAGCGCGCTCGCGTTCTCGGTCGTCTCGCTCGTGGGGCTGTTCGCCATCCTCATGCTGCAAGGCGTGCTGCCCGGCAACCCAGAGGGCCTGCCCGGCCTCAGCTGGGACCTCGCGTTCAATACCGCCGTCAGCTTCGTGACGAACACGAACTGGCAGGCTTACAGCGGCGAAGCGGCGCTGAGCTACTTCTCGCAGGCCATCGGCCTGACCGTGCAGAACTTCGTCACGCCGGCCGTGGGCATTGCCGTGCTGTTCGCGCTGTTCCGCGGCATCGTGGCCGAGAACGCGCCGGGTCTCGGCAACTTCTGGAAAGACGCGACCCGCGCCGTGCTGTTCGTGCTGCTGCCGTTGTCGTTGGTGGTGGCAATCGTCGACGTCGCGCAGGGCTCGCCGCAGAACCTCTCGCCGTACGAGACGGTGCAACTGGTGGAGCCGGTGGGCGTGACGGCGGACGGCGCCATCGTGAGCGCCGACGATCCCGCGGCCGAGCAGATCGTCACCCAGGAGGCCATCCCCCTGGGGCCGCAGGCCAGCCAGGTCGCCATCAAGCAGCTCGGCACGAACGGCGGCGGCTACAACGGCGTGAACTCCGCAAGCCCGCTTGAGAACCCCACGCCGTTGACGAACCTCATCCAGTGCGTATCGCTGCTGCTCATCCCCGTGTCGCTCGTGTTCAGCTTCGGTCGCTTCGTGAACGACCGGCGGCAAGGGCGTGCCCTGTTCGCGGCCCTGTTCATCCTGTTGCTGGCAGGCCTCGTGGCCATCGCGTACTTCGAGCAGACGGGAACGCCGCAGCTTGCGCAAGACGGCGCGGTGTACATGGGCACGACCGATCAGTCCGGCGGCAACATGGAAGGCAAGGAGACGCGCTTCGGCGTGACCGACTCGTCGCTGTGGGCAGCTTTCACCACCGCTGCTTCGAACGGCGCGGTGAACTCGATGCACGACAGCTTCACACCCCTCGGCGGCATGGTGCCCATGATTCTCATGGCGCTCGGCGAAGTGGTGTTCGGCGGCGTCGGCTGCGGCCTGTACTCGCTCATCGGATTTGTGTTGCTCACGGTGTTCATCGCCGGCCTCATGGTGGGACGCACGCCGGAGTACCTCGGCAAGAAGATCGGGCCGAAGGAGATGCGCATGGCGGTGATCCTGTGCGTCACCACGCCGCTCGTCATACTCGTGGGCGCGGCCGTCATGTGTCTCGACCCCGCCACGGTGGACAGCCTCACCAACACGGGTGCGCACGGGTTCTCGGAAGTGCTGTACGCGGCCATCTCGGCTGGCGGCAACAACGGATCGGCGTTCGCGGGCCTCAGCGCGAACACGCCCATGATCAACGTGGTGCTGGGGCTTGAAATGCTGGTGAACCGCTTCGTCCCGTTGGCTGCGGCGCTCGTGCTGGCCGGTGGTTTGGCGAAGCGCTCGAAGGTGGCGACGAGCGCGGGAACGCTGTCCACGTGCAACGCCATGTTCGTGTTCCTGCTGATCGTTATCGTGCTGCTGGTGGGCGCGCTCACGATGTTCCCCGCGCTTGCGCTGGGTCCCATTGCCGAGCATCTCCAGATGGTGCTCGGGTAA
- the tsaD gene encoding tRNA (adenosine(37)-N6)-threonylcarbamoyltransferase complex transferase subunit TsaD codes for MSELNSRPEGASERARYVLAFDTANEIIAIGLGVLRASSRTVDLVASVEVEARRASNTQLLPRIDEALTAHGVAREDIACVTVGRGPGSFTGVRIAMATAKGIASALEVGLVGVSSLDAVAWNAWAAGERGPLAVVADAMRKEVYPVRYLLGDEGIERLEADRVVKAELAAEELAADAAAQQVTGDALRKYAELFAACGAVLAPELWTPTGRGLLLALQAAWQSDEADPFDARRHDSAFALPVYTRLSDAEENERIRLAKNDPKNLMTGVQDVETRADQRATMHDTAILNARPDERGITYKPLDAAHATAVAALESQVMGSDAWNEALVADELPRGDRSWWAAYEGETLVGYAGGWIVDGQVQILKVGVDPAMRRRGIARGLLARVAADARDLGALSCSLEVRASNAGAQALYAALGLASLGVRPRYYSDGEDAVIMEGPLPLAKHDVAGMELVVGAACEDARALRGETRTIVSRETICEADTASAVNVVRPLILAIESSCDETAAAIVDGNGALIADVVASQIDFHARFGGVVPEIASRKHIEAICGVCDECFDVAAAALGVERLTWRDLDSVAVTYAPGLVGALVVGVAFAKGAAWAADLPFIGVNHLEGHLYANKIGAPDFEPPAVVSLVSGGNTLLVHMKGWGDYETLGATIDDAVGEAFDKVAKALGLGYPGGPVISKQAALGDPKAIPFPRAMMHSGDLRFSLSGLKTAVVTYINNERAAGRELNVPDIAASFQQAVVDVQVKKAEMALRQTGARTFCLGGGVAANPVLRDAYVALCERLRVRLTLPPLSACGDNAGMIALVALDRHNQGKFFPLEADAQAHANLDEAY; via the coding sequence GTGAGCGAATTGAACTCGCGTCCTGAGGGCGCGTCTGAGCGGGCACGTTACGTGCTCGCATTCGATACTGCCAACGAAATCATCGCGATCGGCCTGGGTGTGCTGCGCGCGTCGTCGCGGACGGTGGACCTCGTCGCCTCGGTGGAGGTGGAGGCGCGTCGCGCGTCGAACACGCAGCTGCTGCCGCGCATCGACGAGGCGCTGACCGCGCACGGCGTGGCGCGCGAGGATATCGCGTGCGTGACGGTGGGGCGCGGCCCGGGCTCGTTCACGGGCGTGCGCATCGCGATGGCCACGGCGAAGGGCATCGCATCGGCGCTCGAGGTGGGGCTCGTGGGCGTGTCGTCGCTCGACGCGGTGGCGTGGAATGCATGGGCTGCGGGCGAGCGCGGGCCGCTGGCCGTGGTGGCCGACGCCATGCGCAAGGAAGTGTACCCGGTACGCTACCTGCTGGGCGATGAGGGGATCGAGCGGCTCGAGGCCGACCGCGTGGTGAAGGCCGAGCTGGCTGCCGAGGAACTCGCGGCCGACGCGGCCGCGCAGCAGGTGACGGGCGACGCGCTGCGCAAGTACGCCGAGTTGTTCGCGGCGTGCGGCGCTGTGCTGGCACCCGAGCTGTGGACGCCGACGGGGCGCGGGCTGCTGCTGGCGCTGCAGGCGGCGTGGCAATCGGACGAGGCCGACCCGTTCGACGCGCGCCGACATGATTCCGCGTTCGCGCTGCCCGTGTACACGCGGCTGTCGGACGCGGAGGAGAACGAGCGCATCCGGCTGGCGAAGAACGACCCGAAGAACCTCATGACCGGCGTGCAGGACGTGGAGACGCGGGCCGACCAGCGCGCCACCATGCACGACACCGCCATTCTGAACGCCCGTCCCGACGAGCGCGGCATCACGTACAAACCGCTCGACGCCGCTCACGCGACTGCGGTCGCGGCGCTGGAGTCGCAGGTCATGGGCTCGGACGCCTGGAACGAAGCCCTCGTAGCCGACGAGCTTCCCCGAGGGGATCGCAGTTGGTGGGCTGCTTACGAGGGGGAGACGCTCGTGGGTTACGCCGGCGGGTGGATCGTCGACGGGCAGGTGCAGATTCTCAAGGTGGGCGTCGACCCGGCCATGCGCCGCCGCGGCATCGCGCGCGGGCTGCTGGCCCGCGTGGCGGCCGACGCGCGCGATTTGGGCGCGTTGAGCTGCTCGCTCGAGGTGCGCGCGAGCAACGCCGGCGCGCAGGCGCTGTACGCAGCGCTCGGCCTGGCCTCGCTCGGCGTGCGCCCGCGCTACTATTCCGACGGCGAGGATGCCGTTATCATGGAGGGCCCCCTGCCGCTTGCCAAGCACGACGTGGCCGGGATGGAGCTGGTGGTGGGCGCGGCCTGCGAAGACGCGCGCGCCCTTCGCGGCGAAACACGAACAATTGTTTCACGTGAAACAATTTGCGAGGCAGACACCGCTTCGGCAGTCAATGTCGTCCGCCCCCTCATCCTCGCCATCGAATCGTCCTGCGACGAGACGGCCGCCGCCATCGTCGACGGCAACGGCGCGCTCATCGCCGACGTCGTGGCATCGCAGATCGACTTCCACGCGCGCTTCGGCGGCGTGGTGCCCGAGATCGCCAGCCGCAAGCACATCGAGGCCATCTGCGGCGTGTGCGACGAGTGCTTCGACGTGGCGGCCGCCGCGCTCGGGGTGGAGCGTCTCACCTGGCGCGATCTCGATTCCGTGGCCGTGACCTACGCGCCGGGGCTCGTGGGCGCGCTCGTGGTGGGCGTCGCCTTCGCGAAGGGCGCGGCCTGGGCCGCCGACCTGCCGTTCATCGGCGTCAATCACCTCGAGGGCCACCTGTACGCCAACAAGATCGGCGCGCCCGATTTCGAGCCGCCCGCGGTGGTGTCGCTCGTGTCGGGCGGCAACACGCTGCTCGTGCACATGAAGGGCTGGGGCGACTACGAAACGCTGGGAGCCACCATCGACGACGCGGTGGGCGAAGCATTCGACAAGGTGGCTAAGGCGTTGGGCCTGGGCTATCCGGGCGGACCCGTGATCTCGAAGCAGGCGGCGCTGGGCGATCCGAAGGCCATCCCGTTCCCGCGCGCCATGATGCACTCGGGCGACCTGCGCTTCTCGCTGTCGGGGCTGAAAACCGCGGTGGTCACCTACATCAACAACGAGCGCGCCGCCGGGCGCGAGCTCAACGTGCCCGATATCGCCGCCAGCTTCCAGCAGGCGGTGGTGGACGTGCAGGTGAAAAAGGCCGAAATGGCGCTGCGGCAAACGGGCGCGCGCACGTTCTGCCTCGGCGGCGGCGTGGCGGCGAACCCCGTGCTGCGCGACGCCTACGTTGCGCTGTGCGAACGTTTGCGCGTGCGGCTGACCTTGCCTCCCCTGAGCGCCTGCGGCGACAACGCCGGCATGATCGCGCTCGTGGCCCTCGACCGCCACAACCAGGGCAAGTTCTTCCCCCTCGAGGCCGACGCCCAAGCCCACGCCAACCTCGACGAGGCGTACTAG
- the tsaE gene encoding tRNA (adenosine(37)-N6)-threonylcarbamoyltransferase complex ATPase subunit type 1 TsaE, with product MANGLTYTRKTTSSEATKQLAATLAPYLQAGDVIVLSGDLGAGKTQFVQGVAAGLGVRDQVTSPTFNILLTYPAGSLPLYHFDLYRLEEADELEDIGYYETIDGDGASFIEWGEKFPEALPYGYLELSLRVDDAGNRAVTAHAYGDRARRLLFVWAKDSKSRLMKCAGGNA from the coding sequence ATGGCAAACGGACTGACATACACGCGCAAAACGACCTCGTCCGAAGCGACGAAGCAGCTGGCGGCCACGCTTGCGCCCTACTTGCAGGCGGGCGACGTCATCGTGCTATCGGGCGACCTGGGAGCGGGCAAGACGCAGTTCGTGCAGGGCGTCGCGGCGGGCCTCGGCGTGCGCGATCAGGTGACCAGCCCCACGTTCAACATCCTGCTGACGTATCCGGCCGGTTCGCTGCCGCTGTACCACTTCGACCTGTACCGTCTCGAGGAGGCGGACGAGCTCGAGGACATCGGCTATTACGAGACCATCGACGGCGACGGCGCGTCGTTCATCGAGTGGGGCGAAAAGTTTCCGGAAGCGCTGCCGTACGGCTATCTCGAGTTGTCGCTGCGCGTGGACGACGCGGGCAACCGCGCTGTCACGGCGCATGCCTACGGCGATCGCGCGCGCAGGCTGCTGTTCGTATGGGCGAAGGATTCGAAGTCGCGGCTCATGAAGTGCGCGGGAGGAAATGCGTGA
- a CDS encoding M24 family metallopeptidase: MYEQRVDAARRNLASRDLEQMLVCDPRSIQYLTGVYAEPGERFLGLIIAPSIQPTLIMNALFTAPADAACVVRSFTDTDDPLAIVEELCDPDAPLGCDKNLPARFLLPLMDRAAAAGFVLASEAVDDARAIKDDTERELMRAASATNDAAMSRFRQLVHEGVTEADVAGQLEAIYRELGAQGHSFTPIVSFGANAADPHHEPDDTPLANGDVVLFDVGCRRDEYCSDMTRTFVFGEPSALQREVHDTVRRANEAARELVAPGVRFCDIDAAARTVIEEAGYGPYFTHRLGHQIGLDVHEPGDVSAAHDAPVEAGMVFSIEPGIYLPGEFGVRIEDLVLVTDDGCEVLNSYPRELTVVG; this comes from the coding sequence ATGTACGAACAGCGCGTCGATGCCGCGAGGCGCAACCTCGCGAGCCGCGACCTCGAGCAGATGCTCGTGTGCGACCCCCGTTCCATCCAGTACCTCACCGGCGTCTACGCCGAGCCGGGCGAACGTTTCCTCGGGCTGATAATCGCTCCGAGCATCCAGCCCACGCTCATAATGAACGCACTGTTCACCGCCCCGGCCGATGCGGCCTGCGTCGTCCGCTCGTTCACGGATACCGACGACCCGCTGGCCATCGTCGAAGAGCTGTGCGACCCCGACGCGCCGCTCGGCTGCGACAAGAACCTGCCCGCGCGCTTCCTGCTGCCGCTCATGGACCGCGCCGCCGCAGCGGGCTTCGTGCTGGCCTCCGAGGCCGTCGACGACGCGCGCGCCATCAAGGACGACACCGAGCGCGAGCTCATGCGCGCTGCCAGCGCCACGAACGATGCCGCGATGAGCCGCTTCCGCCAGCTCGTGCACGAGGGCGTCACCGAAGCCGACGTCGCCGGCCAGCTGGAGGCGATCTACCGCGAGCTGGGCGCGCAGGGACACTCGTTCACGCCCATCGTCAGCTTCGGCGCGAACGCCGCCGACCCGCATCACGAACCCGACGACACGCCGCTGGCCAACGGCGACGTGGTGCTGTTCGACGTCGGCTGCCGTCGGGACGAATACTGCTCCGACATGACGCGCACGTTCGTGTTCGGCGAGCCCAGCGCGTTGCAGCGCGAAGTGCACGATACCGTGCGGCGCGCGAACGAAGCGGCCCGCGAGCTGGTTGCCCCCGGCGTGCGCTTCTGCGACATCGATGCGGCGGCGCGCACCGTCATCGAAGAGGCCGGCTACGGCCCGTACTTCACCCATCGCCTGGGACATCAGATCGGCCTCGACGTGCACGAGCCCGGCGACGTGTCGGCCGCGCACGACGCGCCGGTTGAAGCGGGCATGGTGTTCTCCATCGAGCCGGGCATCTATCTACCCGGCGAGTTCGGCGTGCGCATCGAGGATCTCGTGCTGGTCACCGACGACGGCTGCGAAGTGCTCAACAGCTACCCCCGCGAGCTGACCGTCGTCGGCTAG
- a CDS encoding homocitrate synthase, which translates to MDVQQIVGQFVKGAAEDPEQLKRFGIDPGAAIKNATGLELSDEELKDVVGAVEPLLEGKELNMDKVMEAVGDFLGDGDILGKLSGLFGGK; encoded by the coding sequence ATGGATGTGCAGCAGATCGTAGGGCAGTTCGTGAAGGGGGCGGCCGAGGATCCGGAGCAGCTGAAGCGGTTCGGCATCGACCCGGGCGCCGCCATCAAGAACGCGACGGGGCTCGAGCTGAGCGACGAGGAGCTCAAGGACGTGGTGGGTGCCGTGGAGCCGCTGCTCGAGGGCAAGGAGCTCAACATGGACAAGGTGATGGAAGCGGTAGGCGACTTCCTGGGCGACGGCGACATCCTGGGGAAGCTGTCGGGCTTGTTCGGCGGCAAGTAA
- a CDS encoding 4Fe-4S dicluster domain-containing protein gives MGAVKPRVPNAISGGRPVPLARRAHEPVEGKPRHDFGRCIACAACAVACDSRAIRIFIDEDEGMLVWTLDLYDCTQCGRCVPVCPTGAMSLIEDSGFADDPEPPKRCLFALAECESCGRYYATNKEVAFANELLEQEENADAARARALTSICPDCKRLHDAKAAARRSGMKR, from the coding sequence ATGGGGGCGGTCAAGCCGCGCGTGCCGAACGCCATCTCCGGAGGAAGGCCCGTTCCGCTGGCGCGCCGCGCGCACGAGCCGGTGGAGGGAAAGCCGCGCCATGACTTCGGGCGCTGCATCGCCTGTGCCGCCTGCGCGGTGGCGTGCGATTCCCGTGCCATCCGCATCTTCATCGACGAGGACGAGGGCATGCTCGTGTGGACGCTCGACCTGTACGACTGCACGCAGTGCGGCCGTTGCGTGCCCGTGTGCCCGACCGGGGCAATGAGCCTCATCGAGGACTCAGGGTTCGCCGACGACCCCGAGCCGCCCAAGCGCTGCTTGTTCGCGCTGGCCGAGTGCGAATCATGTGGCCGCTACTACGCCACGAACAAGGAGGTGGCGTTCGCGAACGAGCTGCTCGAGCAGGAGGAGAACGCCGATGCCGCCCGCGCACGCGCGCTCACGTCCATCTGCCCCGACTGCAAGCGCCTCCACGATGCGAAAGCCGCCGCTCGCCGCAGCGGGATGAAGCGGTAG
- a CDS encoding 4Fe-4S dicluster domain-containing protein gives MNRFVVSDPSRCIGCGACRVTCTESHRRRALRPASRISLVKTRTVSAAVTCHQCEGAPCMSVCPEGAIVQERDRLHVDESRCTGCLLCALVCPFGAVYPSAPSTAHVKAVPYSRASSSRSAGLLRQKETGSYTSVVMCDLCAKSPDGPRCVAACPTKALALVDEGMLGALGRTRRIEAIEMTDIAMRGALGVEEGEA, from the coding sequence ATGAACCGCTTCGTCGTGTCCGACCCGTCCCGCTGCATCGGTTGCGGCGCCTGTCGCGTCACCTGCACGGAAAGCCATCGGCGGCGTGCGTTGCGGCCCGCGTCGCGCATCTCGCTCGTGAAGACGCGCACCGTGTCCGCCGCGGTGACGTGCCATCAGTGCGAGGGCGCTCCCTGCATGTCCGTGTGCCCCGAGGGGGCCATCGTGCAAGAGCGCGATCGTCTGCACGTGGACGAAAGCCGCTGCACGGGATGCCTGCTCTGTGCGCTCGTGTGTCCCTTCGGCGCCGTGTACCCGTCGGCCCCTTCGACGGCGCACGTGAAGGCGGTGCCGTACAGCCGCGCCTCGTCGTCGCGCTCGGCAGGGTTGCTGCGCCAGAAGGAGACGGGTTCGTACACGTCGGTGGTGATGTGCGACCTGTGCGCGAAATCGCCGGACGGTCCGCGCTGCGTGGCTGCCTGCCCCACGAAAGCGCTTGCGCTGGTAGACGAAGGAATGCTGGGGGCTTTGGGCCGCACGCGTCGCATCGAGGCCATCGAGATGACCGACATCGCCATGCGCGGCGCGCTGGGCGTCGAGGAGGGGGAGGCGTGA